One window of Papaver somniferum cultivar HN1 chromosome 9, ASM357369v1, whole genome shotgun sequence genomic DNA carries:
- the LOC113308632 gene encoding L-type lectin-domain containing receptor kinase IV.2-like gives MFFIIFKILLLFLHLGFNSAEGLEGVDFIYNGFKEAKDLVLDGMADITSGGLLRLTHIDTKYGVGHAFYSNPVQFKTNSSVAAAVDRGNISTPLSFSTTFIFAIVSESEINGQGMAFVIAPTRGLPGGLANQYLGIFNDTNNGNPKNHILAIEIDTNRNVEYDVDNNHIGIDVNGLKSVKAKFAKYYTDLNGGYKNLSLSSGEPMQMWIDYDGVKKQINVSIVPIHLAKPDVPLMSLSLDLSSVLLDNMYVGFSSSTQTVKTFHYIHGWSFKVNGTAQELHVPSLPDHPRTFKKPEKIALSVLIPIVVLTLIAAAVIIYVWKKKYAELIEDWEDIYGTHRFAYKDLYRATNGFGEKDVIGNGAFGKVYRGVLPSTKIQVAIKKVSHDSTRGMQQFIAEIVSIGKLRHRNLVQLYGYCRRKGELLLVYDYMPNGSLDNFLFRRRSQNGSTTVRTMLDWSRRFQIIKGVASGLVYLHEEWEKVVIHRDIKSSNVLLDNEMNPRLGDFGLAMLFDHGTCDAPTSRVVGTPGYLAPEMTKSGMASTSTDVYAFGVFLLEVCTGKRPVELNTAITGEGLIYLVDWALSNWRKGTMLDTADRNLGNDYVVEQMELALRLGLLCTHTDPEHRPSMRRVMQYLSGDLTLHPSDLSALDSSDTLNQAFTRRDCPEDHRLFSTGNTKSIPSSTPTQSIPSSPV, from the coding sequence atgttcttcatcatcttcaagatTTTGTTGCTTTTCCTGCATCTGGGCTTCAATTCTGCAGAAGGATTAGAAGGTGTTGATTTCATCTACAATGGGTTTAAAGAAGCTAAAGATTTGGTACTTGATGGAATGGCTGATATTACATCTGGTGGGCTGTTGAGGTTAACTCATATTGACACCAAGTATGGAGTTGGCCATGCTTTCTACTCCAATCCAGTTCAATTCAAGACCAATTcatcggtggcggcggcggtggatAGAGGTAACATTAGTACTCCACTTTCGTTTTCGACTACTTTCATTTTTGCAATTGTGTCTGAGAGTGAAATTAATGGGCAAGGGATGGCTTTTGTGATTGCACCCACTAGAGGGTTGCCAGGGGGTTTGGCAAATCAGTACTTAGGGATTTTTAATGATACCAATAACGGGAACCCGAAAAACCATATTCTTGCAATTGAGATTGATACTAATAGGAACGTTGAGTATGATGTTGATAATAACCATATTGGGATTGATGTTAATGGATTGAAGTCTGTTAAGGCGAAATTCGCCAAGTATTATACTGATTTGAATGGTGGGTATAAGAATTTGAGTCTTTCGAGTGGCGAACCTATGCAAATGTGGATAGATTATGATGGGGTTAAGAAGCAAATCAATGTCTCAATTGTTCCAATTCATTTAGCCAAACCGGATGTCCCGTTGATGTCGTTGTCACTTGATCTTTCGAGTGTTCTTTTAGACAATATGTATGTTGGATTCTCTTCGTCTACTCAGACTGTGAAGACGTTTCATTACATACATGGATGGAGTTTTAAGGTGAATGGGACAGCTCAAGAGCTTCATGTTCCGAGTCTGCCTGACCatcctaggacttttaagaaACCGGAGAAAATTGCTTTGTCTGTGCTCATCCCAATTGTTGTGCTGACCTTAATTGCTGCTGCTGTCATTATCTAtgtttggaagaagaaatatgCTGAGTTGATTGAGGATTGGGAAGACATTTACGGGACTCATAGATTTGCATATAAAGATCTTTACAGGGCTACAAATGGGTTTGGAGAAAAAGATGTTATAGGAAATGGTGCATTCGGCAAAGTCTACCGAGGTGTGTTGCCCTCTACTAAAATTCAAGTTGCTATCAAGAAAGTCTCTCATGATTCGACACGGGGAATGCAGCAATTCATTGCAGAGATTGTTAGTATTGGCAAGCTTCGCCATCGGAATTTAGTACAGCTGTATGGTTATTGCAGGCGTAAAGGAGAGCTGCTGTTAGTCTATGATTACATGCCTAATGGAAGTTTAGACAATTTCCTGTTTCGGCGCCGCTCACAGAATGGATCAACGACAGTGAGGACAATGCTGGATTGGAGTCGAAGGTTTCAGATCATCAAAGGTGTGGCTTCTGGGCTAGTTTATCTACACGAAGAATGGGAAAAGGTTGTGATTCACAGGGATATCAAGTCGAGTAATGTTTTGTTAGATAATGAAATGAATCCAAGATTAGGTGATTTTGGTCTTGCAATGCTGTTTGATCATGGAACCTGTGATGCTCCAACTTCTAGAGTTGTCGGTACGCCAGGTTATCTTGCGCCAGAGATGACTAAAAGCGGAATGGCGTCAACTAGCACTGATGTTTATGCTTTTGGGGTTTTCTTGCTTGAAGTTTGTACTGGGAAGAGACCAGTAGAGCTGAACACAGCCATAACAGGCGAGGGTTTGATTTATCTTGTTGACTGGGCTTTGTCAAATTGGAGGAAAGGCACAATGCTTGACACAGCTGATCGAAATTTAGGAAATGATTATGTGGTAGAGCAGATGGAATTGGCTCTGAGACTTGGGTTGCTCTGTACTCATACGGATCCTGAGCATAGACCAAGTATGAGACGAGTTATGCAGTACCTTAGTGGTGATCTTACTCTGCATCCGTCAGATTTGTCTGCTCTAGATTCTAGCGATACGCTGAATCAAGCATTCACGCGGCGCGATTGTCCTGAAGATCATCGCCTTTTTTCTACTGGAAACACCAAGTCTATACCATCATCAACGCCAACTCAGTCGATACCATCAAGTCCTGTTTGA
- the LOC113310448 gene encoding L-type lectin-domain containing receptor kinase IV.1-like isoform X4, producing the protein MFMFKHLSCSLFSILIVTLAASIEDLGFEYNGFRNAKNLHLDGMADIAPDGILRLTNTETKYGVGHCFYSNPVQFNSSSSSASANGLPGARGNQYLGLFNEVNNGKPENHVFAVELDTSRDVEYDNDNNHVGVNINGLKSVQQKLARYYTGKNGGSKKLVLKSGRPMQVWVEYDGSQKHLNVTIAPIEVDKPNVPLISFHQDLSTVLLDTMYVGFSSSTRTAQTFHYILGWSFQINGDAQGLEISSLPKLPEVQSKTLTIVLSIVISSVVLIAICLGIFLFLRKRKFTELVEDWEQIYGTHRFTYKDLYTATKGFAEKEIIGSGAFGKVYRGVLASSKMEVAVKKVSHDSSRGMQQFIAEIVSIGKLRHRNLVQLYGYCRRKGELLLVYEFLSCGSLEKFIFPSCSEAASSSPRAILNWTQRFDVIKGVASGLVYLHEEWEKVVIHRDVKASNVLLDSEMNPKLGDFGLAMLFDHGTGDALTSRVVGTPGYIAPEMTRSGFASTSTDVYSFGVFLLEVACGKRPVEVITDSTGEHLVYLVDLVLSRWRKGIILETIDPIFRNEYVAEEIELVLKLGLLCTHTNPEFRPTMRQVMQYLNGDAALLQTDLWALETSDTINLAFRSPRARLGDLYPYGVDSTTTGLSSTASGTVMSSTR; encoded by the exons ATGTTCATGTTCAAGCACTTGAGTTGTTCTTTGTTTTCCATTCTCATAGTAACTCTTGCTGCCTCAATAGAAGATCTTGGCTTTGAGTACAATGGATTCAGAAATGCTAAAAATTTGCATCTTGACGGCATGGCAGATATCGCACCTGACGGGATCTTGAGGTTAACAAACACGGAAACTAAATATGGAGTTGGCCACTGCTTCTACTCCAATCCAGTTCAATTCAATAGCAGCTCTTCATCAGCATCAGCTAATG GGCTACCTGGAGCGAGGGGAAACCAATATCTAGGTCTTTTCAATGAAGTCAACAACGGAAAACCTGAAAACCATGTTTTTGCAGTGGAACTGGATACTAGCAGAGATGTTGAGTATGACAACGACAATAACCATGTCGGCGTTAATATTAACGGCTTAAAGTCTGTTCAACAAAAACTTGCTAGGTATTACACTGGTAAGAACGGTGGCTCCAAGAAATTAGTTCTTAAAAGTGGGAGACCCATGCAAGTTTGGGTAGAATATGATGGGTCACAGAAGCATCTTAATGTCACAATAGCTCCAATTGAGGTAGACAAACCAAATGTTCCTTTGATATCttttcaccaagatctttcaacTGTTCTTTTAGACACTATGTATGTGGGATTTTCATCATCTACTCGAACCGCACAAACATTTCATTACATATTAGGATGGAGTTTTCAGATTAATGGCGATGCTCAAGGTCTGGAGATCTCTAGCCTTCCCAAGCTTCCAGAAGTTCAATCAAAAACGTTGACGATTGTGTTGTCAATAGTTATCTCATCTGTCGTGTTAATAGCCATATGCTTGGGCATCTTTTTGTTCCTAAGGAAGAGAAAGTTCACGGAGTTGGTGGAGGACTGGGAACAAATTTACGGGACACATAGATTCACATATAAAGATCTATACACGGCTACAAAAGGGTTTGCAGAGAAAGAGATTATAGGGTCGGGAGCCTTTGGTAAGGTCTACCGAGGTGTATTGGCCTCTTCTAAAATGGAAGTTGCTGTCAAGAAAGTCTCCCATGATTCATCTCGTGGAATGCAGCAATTTATTGCAGAAATTGTCAGCATAGGTAAGCTTCGCCACCGGAACTTAGTGCAACTCTATGGCTATTGCAGGCGAAAGGGAGAGCTACTTTTAGTGTATGAGTTTCTGTCCTGTGGAAGCTTAGAGAAGTTCATATTCCCGTCTTGTTCGGAAGCAGCATCTTCATCACCAAGAGCAATACTTAATTGGACGCAAAGATTTGACGTCATCAAAGGTGTAGCTTCAGGACTAGTTTATCTACATGAAGAATGGGAAAAGGTTGTGATTCACAGAGATGTGAAGGCAAGCAATGTTTTATTAGATTCTGAAATGAACCCAAAATTGGGTGATTTTGGTCTTGCAATGTTATTTGACCATGGAACAGGTGATGCTCTTACTTCTAGGGTTGTTGGCACCCCGGGCTATATCGCACCAGAAATGACTAGGAGCGGATTCGCATCAACCAGCACTGACGTGTACTCGTTCGGGGTTTTCTTGCTTGAAGTTGCTTGTGGGAAGAGACCAGTAGAGGTAATAACAGACTCAACAGGTGAGCATTTGGTGTATCTGGTAGATTTGGTTCTGTCTCGTTGGAGGAAAGGCATTATACTTGAAACCATTGATCCAATTTTCCGAAATGAATATGTAGCTGAAGAGATAGAATTGGTTTTGAAACTTGGGTTGTTATGTACTCATACCAATCCCGAATTTAGACCAACAATGAGACAAGTCATGCAGTATCTGAATGGAGATGCAGCTTTGCTTCAAACAGATTTGTGGGCTCTTGAGACGAGCGATACCATCAATCTAGCATTCAGGAGTCCTCGAGCACGTCTGGGAGACTTGTATCCTTATGGTGTAGACAGTACAACCACTGGATTATCGTCTACAGCCAGCGGGACAGTAATGTCTAGTACCCGTTAA
- the LOC113310448 gene encoding L-type lectin-domain containing receptor kinase IV.1-like isoform X1 has translation MFMFKHLSCSLFSILIVTLAASIEDLGFEYNGFRNAKNLHLDGMADIAPDGILRLTNTETKYGVGHCFYSNPVQFNSSSSSASANGNTTATAVSFSTTFIFAIVSESEVSGQGLAFVIAPEIGLPGARGNQYLGLFNEVNNGKPENHVFAVELDTSRDVEYDNDNNHVGVNINGLKSVQQKLARYYTGKNGGSKKLVLKSGRPMQVWVEYDGSQKHLNVTIAPIEVDKPNVPLISFHQDLSTVLLDTMYVGFSSSTRTAQTFHYILGWSFQINGDAQGLEISSLPKLPEVQSKTLTIVLSIVISSVVLIAICLGIFLFLRKRKFTELVEDWEQIYGTHRFTYKDLYTATKGFAEKEIIGSGAFGKVYRGVLASSKMEVAVKKVSHDSSRGMQQFIAEIVSIGKLRHRNLVQLYGYCRRKGELLLVYEFLSCGSLEKFIFPSCSEAASSSPRAILNWTQRFDVIKGVASGLVYLHEEWEKVVIHRDVKASNVLLDSEMNPKLGDFGLAMLFDHGTGDALTSRVVGTPGYIAPEMTRSGFASTSTDVYSFGVFLLEVACGKRPVEVITDSTGEHLVYLVDLVLSRWRKGIILETIDPIFRNEYVAEEIELVLKLGLLCTHTNPEFRPTMRQVMQYLNGDAALLQTDLWALETSDTINLAFRSPRARLGDLYPYGVDSTTTGLSSTASGTVMSSTR, from the coding sequence ATGTTCATGTTCAAGCACTTGAGTTGTTCTTTGTTTTCCATTCTCATAGTAACTCTTGCTGCCTCAATAGAAGATCTTGGCTTTGAGTACAATGGATTCAGAAATGCTAAAAATTTGCATCTTGACGGCATGGCAGATATCGCACCTGACGGGATCTTGAGGTTAACAAACACGGAAACTAAATATGGAGTTGGCCACTGCTTCTACTCCAATCCAGTTCAATTCAATAGCAGCTCTTCATCAGCATCAGCTAATGGTAACACTACTGCTACTGCAGTCTCCTTCTCTACTACTTTCATCTTTGCCATAGTCTCCGAGAGCGAAGTAAGTGGTCAGGGGCTTGCCTTTGTTATTGCACCTGAAATAGGGCTACCTGGAGCGAGGGGAAACCAATATCTAGGTCTTTTCAATGAAGTCAACAACGGAAAACCTGAAAACCATGTTTTTGCAGTGGAACTGGATACTAGCAGAGATGTTGAGTATGACAACGACAATAACCATGTCGGCGTTAATATTAACGGCTTAAAGTCTGTTCAACAAAAACTTGCTAGGTATTACACTGGTAAGAACGGTGGCTCCAAGAAATTAGTTCTTAAAAGTGGGAGACCCATGCAAGTTTGGGTAGAATATGATGGGTCACAGAAGCATCTTAATGTCACAATAGCTCCAATTGAGGTAGACAAACCAAATGTTCCTTTGATATCttttcaccaagatctttcaacTGTTCTTTTAGACACTATGTATGTGGGATTTTCATCATCTACTCGAACCGCACAAACATTTCATTACATATTAGGATGGAGTTTTCAGATTAATGGCGATGCTCAAGGTCTGGAGATCTCTAGCCTTCCCAAGCTTCCAGAAGTTCAATCAAAAACGTTGACGATTGTGTTGTCAATAGTTATCTCATCTGTCGTGTTAATAGCCATATGCTTGGGCATCTTTTTGTTCCTAAGGAAGAGAAAGTTCACGGAGTTGGTGGAGGACTGGGAACAAATTTACGGGACACATAGATTCACATATAAAGATCTATACACGGCTACAAAAGGGTTTGCAGAGAAAGAGATTATAGGGTCGGGAGCCTTTGGTAAGGTCTACCGAGGTGTATTGGCCTCTTCTAAAATGGAAGTTGCTGTCAAGAAAGTCTCCCATGATTCATCTCGTGGAATGCAGCAATTTATTGCAGAAATTGTCAGCATAGGTAAGCTTCGCCACCGGAACTTAGTGCAACTCTATGGCTATTGCAGGCGAAAGGGAGAGCTACTTTTAGTGTATGAGTTTCTGTCCTGTGGAAGCTTAGAGAAGTTCATATTCCCGTCTTGTTCGGAAGCAGCATCTTCATCACCAAGAGCAATACTTAATTGGACGCAAAGATTTGACGTCATCAAAGGTGTAGCTTCAGGACTAGTTTATCTACATGAAGAATGGGAAAAGGTTGTGATTCACAGAGATGTGAAGGCAAGCAATGTTTTATTAGATTCTGAAATGAACCCAAAATTGGGTGATTTTGGTCTTGCAATGTTATTTGACCATGGAACAGGTGATGCTCTTACTTCTAGGGTTGTTGGCACCCCGGGCTATATCGCACCAGAAATGACTAGGAGCGGATTCGCATCAACCAGCACTGACGTGTACTCGTTCGGGGTTTTCTTGCTTGAAGTTGCTTGTGGGAAGAGACCAGTAGAGGTAATAACAGACTCAACAGGTGAGCATTTGGTGTATCTGGTAGATTTGGTTCTGTCTCGTTGGAGGAAAGGCATTATACTTGAAACCATTGATCCAATTTTCCGAAATGAATATGTAGCTGAAGAGATAGAATTGGTTTTGAAACTTGGGTTGTTATGTACTCATACCAATCCCGAATTTAGACCAACAATGAGACAAGTCATGCAGTATCTGAATGGAGATGCAGCTTTGCTTCAAACAGATTTGTGGGCTCTTGAGACGAGCGATACCATCAATCTAGCATTCAGGAGTCCTCGAGCACGTCTGGGAGACTTGTATCCTTATGGTGTAGACAGTACAACCACTGGATTATCGTCTACAGCCAGCGGGACAGTAATGTCTAGTACCCGTTAA
- the LOC113310448 gene encoding L-type lectin-domain containing receptor kinase IV.2-like isoform X5 produces MQVWVEYDGSQKHLNVTIAPIEVDKPNVPLISFHQDLSTVLLDTMYVGFSSSTRTAQTFHYILGWSFQINGDAQGLEISSLPKLPEVQSKTLTIVLSIVISSVVLIAICLGIFLFLRKRKFTELVEDWEQIYGTHRFTYKDLYTATKGFAEKEIIGSGAFGKVYRGVLASSKMEVAVKKVSHDSSRGMQQFIAEIVSIGKLRHRNLVQLYGYCRRKGELLLVYEFLSCGSLEKFIFPSCSEAASSSPRAILNWTQRFDVIKGVASGLVYLHEEWEKVVIHRDVKASNVLLDSEMNPKLGDFGLAMLFDHGTGDALTSRVVGTPGYIAPEMTRSGFASTSTDVYSFGVFLLEVACGKRPVEVITDSTGEHLVYLVDLVLSRWRKGIILETIDPIFRNEYVAEEIELVLKLGLLCTHTNPEFRPTMRQVMQYLNGDAALLQTDLWALETSDTINLAFRSPRARLGDLYPYGVDSTTTGLSSTASGTVMSSTR; encoded by the coding sequence ATGCAAGTTTGGGTAGAATATGATGGGTCACAGAAGCATCTTAATGTCACAATAGCTCCAATTGAGGTAGACAAACCAAATGTTCCTTTGATATCttttcaccaagatctttcaacTGTTCTTTTAGACACTATGTATGTGGGATTTTCATCATCTACTCGAACCGCACAAACATTTCATTACATATTAGGATGGAGTTTTCAGATTAATGGCGATGCTCAAGGTCTGGAGATCTCTAGCCTTCCCAAGCTTCCAGAAGTTCAATCAAAAACGTTGACGATTGTGTTGTCAATAGTTATCTCATCTGTCGTGTTAATAGCCATATGCTTGGGCATCTTTTTGTTCCTAAGGAAGAGAAAGTTCACGGAGTTGGTGGAGGACTGGGAACAAATTTACGGGACACATAGATTCACATATAAAGATCTATACACGGCTACAAAAGGGTTTGCAGAGAAAGAGATTATAGGGTCGGGAGCCTTTGGTAAGGTCTACCGAGGTGTATTGGCCTCTTCTAAAATGGAAGTTGCTGTCAAGAAAGTCTCCCATGATTCATCTCGTGGAATGCAGCAATTTATTGCAGAAATTGTCAGCATAGGTAAGCTTCGCCACCGGAACTTAGTGCAACTCTATGGCTATTGCAGGCGAAAGGGAGAGCTACTTTTAGTGTATGAGTTTCTGTCCTGTGGAAGCTTAGAGAAGTTCATATTCCCGTCTTGTTCGGAAGCAGCATCTTCATCACCAAGAGCAATACTTAATTGGACGCAAAGATTTGACGTCATCAAAGGTGTAGCTTCAGGACTAGTTTATCTACATGAAGAATGGGAAAAGGTTGTGATTCACAGAGATGTGAAGGCAAGCAATGTTTTATTAGATTCTGAAATGAACCCAAAATTGGGTGATTTTGGTCTTGCAATGTTATTTGACCATGGAACAGGTGATGCTCTTACTTCTAGGGTTGTTGGCACCCCGGGCTATATCGCACCAGAAATGACTAGGAGCGGATTCGCATCAACCAGCACTGACGTGTACTCGTTCGGGGTTTTCTTGCTTGAAGTTGCTTGTGGGAAGAGACCAGTAGAGGTAATAACAGACTCAACAGGTGAGCATTTGGTGTATCTGGTAGATTTGGTTCTGTCTCGTTGGAGGAAAGGCATTATACTTGAAACCATTGATCCAATTTTCCGAAATGAATATGTAGCTGAAGAGATAGAATTGGTTTTGAAACTTGGGTTGTTATGTACTCATACCAATCCCGAATTTAGACCAACAATGAGACAAGTCATGCAGTATCTGAATGGAGATGCAGCTTTGCTTCAAACAGATTTGTGGGCTCTTGAGACGAGCGATACCATCAATCTAGCATTCAGGAGTCCTCGAGCACGTCTGGGAGACTTGTATCCTTATGGTGTAGACAGTACAACCACTGGATTATCGTCTACAGCCAGCGGGACAGTAATGTCTAGTACCCGTTAA